GCTGGTGAAAGTGCTAATCTGGTTTGATAACGAGTGGGGTTATGCCAATCGTATGCTGGATGTGGCTCGGTACTGGATGCGATGCCAGTAGTAAAAATAGTTAAAAGAAGGAAGAGGATGTCATTATGACCGTGATTAAAATGACGGATCTGGATTTAAGCGGCAAGCGGGTATTGATCCGTGAAGACCTGAATGTGCCGATCAAGGACGGCAAAGTGAGCAGTGATGCACGTATTCGCGCATCACTACCCACTATAGAGCAGGCGCTGGATAGCGGTGCAAAAGTGATTCTGATGTCACATCTTGGGCGGCCGACAGAAGGGCAGTTCGAGCAGGAATTTTCATTACAACCCGTAGCAGATTACCTGTCGGAACTGCTGGCCAGGCGAGTTGATCTGGTCAGTGACTGGCAAGATGGAATCGATCTGGAAAATGGCCAGGTGGTGCTGCTGGAAAACGTCCGTTTTAACCCGGGTGAAAAGAAAAATACCGATGCGCTGTCGCAGGCCTATGCAGCGCTCTGCGACATCTTCGTTATGGATGCTTTTGGCACAGCCCACCGGGCACAGGCTTCAACACACGGTGTAGCGAAATTTGCGCCAGTGGCTTGTGCTGGCCCATTGCTTGCCGGTGAGCTGGAAGCGCTGGATAAGGCGCTGGCCAACCCTGCGCGGCCTATGGTTGCCATTGTCGGTGGTTCGAAGGTGTCTACCAAACTGACAGTTCTGGAGACATTATCCGAAAAAGTGGATCAGTTGATTGTTGGCGGCGGCATTGCCAACACCTTTCTTGCTGCGTCCGGTATGCCGGTAGGCAAATCACTTTGTGAGGAAGAGCTGATTCCGGCCGCAAAAGCGCTAATGGCCAAAACGGATATCCCCGTGCCAACCGACGTTGTTACTGGTAAGGAGTTTTCGGAATCGGCGCCAGCAGTACTGAAAGCGGCCAGCGATGTAACGGCTGACGATATGATTTTTGATATTGGCCCTGAAACTTCGGCAACGCTGACAGACATTCTGGCCACAGCCGGAACGATTTTGTGGAACGGGCCGGTGGGTGTATTTGAATTTGATCAGTTTGGTGG
This genomic stretch from Pseudomonadales bacterium harbors:
- a CDS encoding phosphoglycerate kinase; this translates as MTVIKMTDLDLSGKRVLIREDLNVPIKDGKVSSDARIRASLPTIEQALDSGAKVILMSHLGRPTEGQFEQEFSLQPVADYLSELLARRVDLVSDWQDGIDLENGQVVLLENVRFNPGEKKNTDALSQAYAALCDIFVMDAFGTAHRAQASTHGVAKFAPVACAGPLLAGELEALDKALANPARPMVAIVGGSKVSTKLTVLETLSEKVDQLIVGGGIANTFLAASGMPVGKSLCEEELIPAAKALMAKTDIPVPTDVVTGKEFSESAPAVLKAASDVTADDMIFDIGPETSATLTDILATAGTILWNGPVGVFEFDQFGGGTKAISEAIAASSAFSLAGGGDTLAAIDKYGIADKVSYISTGGGAFLEYVEGKILPAVDILEQRARG